One genomic segment of Desulfarculaceae bacterium includes these proteins:
- a CDS encoding nitroreductase, producing MDYREVLDKRFSCRAYQDKPVSREAVERIAALAQRSPSWGNTQPARLYAVGGDKAKEIRRRLVDAMLSERPQDPDLGMPTEFEAGMAGRYKDQGRRMFAALGITREDPAKREAHYQNNFGAFGAPCLLFITVPKGQSAYVLYDAGAFVHGLCLAAAAEGLNTVILAALARFPEEVRAVVPLPEDEALVVGVALGHGELEAPGAKFRSTRRPQEEVLATFDL from the coding sequence ATGGACTACCGGGAAGTGCTGGACAAGCGTTTTTCCTGCCGGGCCTACCAAGACAAGCCGGTGAGCCGCGAGGCGGTGGAGCGCATCGCCGCCCTGGCCCAGCGCTCGCCCTCCTGGGGCAACACCCAGCCCGCCCGGCTCTACGCGGTGGGCGGCGACAAGGCCAAGGAGATCCGCCGCCGCCTGGTGGACGCCATGCTCTCCGAGCGGCCCCAGGACCCGGACCTGGGCATGCCCACCGAGTTCGAGGCGGGCATGGCCGGGCGCTACAAGGACCAGGGGCGGCGCATGTTCGCGGCCCTGGGCATCACCCGGGAGGACCCGGCCAAGCGCGAGGCCCACTACCAGAACAACTTCGGCGCCTTCGGCGCGCCCTGTTTGCTGTTCATCACGGTGCCCAAGGGCCAGAGCGCCTATGTCCTCTACGACGCGGGGGCCTTTGTGCACGGGCTTTGCCTGGCCGCCGCCGCCGAGGGCCTGAACACGGTGATTCTGGCCGCCCTGGCCCGCTTCCCCGAGGAGGTGCGGGCCGTGGTGCCCCTGCCCGAGGACGAGGCCCTGGTGGTGGGGGTGGCCCTGGGCCATGGCGAACTGGAGGCGCCGGGGGCCAAGTTCCGCTCCACCCGGCGGCCCCAGGAGGAGGTGCTCGCCACCTTTGATCTTTAA
- a CDS encoding sigma-54 dependent transcriptional regulator: MAVSGPLSILLVARTKALGKRYQEWLESPELAVSAATGPDEALALADQSYFDLVFLAEHLGGKSTGAFLQRLVEAFPETVVTVLSEQPSAEGAVEALHRGAFNYLPAPEGAEDLLAALNTAREHRRQRRQRAERRRRDTVSYDVENLVGTSRAMQEVFRLIHKVAPTDSTVLILGESGTGKELVARAIHHQSPRRDSPLVTVNCGAIPGELLESELFGHEKGAFTGAVRTRVGRFELAQGGTIFLDEIGDMPPLLQVKILRVLQEHAFERVGGTRTIEVDLRVLAATNQDLAARVKSGDFREDLFYRLNVVPIEVPPLRERKSDIPLLCDFFLERLAKHKGLELKELAPEVRERLLRYAWPGNVRELENLLERMVVLAEGEVIGPDALPPKLDGETMPPEAGADGEVHALELPPEGLDLKATLEQLEARLIAQALEKADGVKAQAATLLGLNRTTLVQKLKKLGEVRYRGGDRGKTQE; the protein is encoded by the coding sequence ATGGCCGTTTCCGGCCCCTTATCCATATTGCTGGTGGCCCGCACCAAGGCCCTGGGCAAGCGCTACCAGGAGTGGCTGGAGAGCCCCGAGTTGGCCGTGAGCGCGGCCACCGGCCCGGACGAGGCCCTGGCCTTGGCCGACCAGAGCTACTTTGACCTGGTGTTTCTGGCCGAGCATCTGGGCGGCAAGTCCACCGGGGCCTTTTTACAGCGCCTGGTGGAGGCCTTTCCCGAGACGGTGGTCACGGTGCTCAGTGAGCAGCCCAGCGCCGAGGGCGCGGTGGAGGCCCTGCACCGGGGGGCCTTCAACTACCTGCCCGCCCCCGAGGGGGCCGAGGACCTCCTGGCCGCCCTGAACACCGCCCGCGAGCACCGCCGCCAGCGCCGCCAGCGGGCCGAGCGCCGCCGCCGCGACACGGTGAGCTATGACGTGGAAAACCTGGTGGGCACCAGCCGGGCCATGCAGGAGGTGTTCCGCCTGATCCACAAGGTGGCCCCCACCGACTCCACGGTGCTCATCCTGGGCGAGAGCGGCACCGGCAAGGAGCTGGTGGCCCGGGCCATCCACCACCAGTCCCCCCGGCGCGACAGCCCCCTGGTCACGGTGAACTGCGGGGCCATCCCCGGCGAGCTTTTGGAGAGCGAACTCTTCGGCCACGAGAAGGGCGCCTTCACCGGCGCGGTGCGCACCCGGGTGGGCCGTTTCGAGCTGGCCCAGGGTGGCACCATCTTCCTGGACGAGATCGGCGACATGCCACCGCTGTTGCAGGTGAAGATCCTGCGGGTGTTGCAGGAGCACGCCTTCGAGCGGGTGGGCGGCACCCGCACCATCGAGGTGGACCTGCGCGTGTTGGCCGCCACCAACCAGGACCTGGCCGCGCGGGTTAAATCCGGCGACTTCCGCGAGGACCTTTTCTACCGCCTCAACGTGGTGCCCATCGAGGTGCCGCCTCTGCGCGAGCGCAAGAGCGACATCCCCCTGCTGTGCGACTTTTTCCTGGAGCGCCTGGCCAAGCACAAGGGCCTGGAGCTCAAGGAGCTGGCCCCGGAGGTGCGCGAGCGGCTGTTGCGCTATGCCTGGCCGGGCAACGTGCGCGAGCTGGAGAACCTCCTAGAGCGCATGGTGGTCTTGGCCGAGGGCGAGGTGATCGGCCCCGACGCCCTGCCCCCCAAGCTGGACGGCGAGACCATGCCCCCCGAGGCCGGGGCCGACGGCGAGGTGCACGCCCTGGAGCTGCCCCCCGAAGGCCTGGACCTGAAGGCCACCCTGGAGCAGCTGGAGGCCCGACTCATCGCCCAAGCCCTGGAAAAGGCTGACGGCGTGAAAGCCCAGGCGGCGACGCTGTTGGGGCTCAACCGCACCACCCTGGTGCAGAAGCTCAAGAAGCTGGGCGAGGTGCGTTACCGGGGCGGCGACCGGGGCAAAACCCAAGAATAA
- a CDS encoding alpha/beta hydrolase, protein MWPEGMTNGEIGFYQGRSGFDPSRPSLLMLHGAGSRGEGFLPQLSRLDGLNTAALDLPGHRGTPGPGCDQIEAYADWVAGLLAGGPLKPVLLGHSMGGVVAMTLALKHPKLIKGLVLMSTGARLPVNPALLQGLKADFTGTVNMIVKWCYGPEADPALLTQGVEQMCQGDPTVMHDDFVACDRCDLSSRLGELKMPCLVLVGDKDKMTPPALGEELAEAIPGAELKLIPGAGHMPQLEKHREVNAALSEFMSRF, encoded by the coding sequence ATGTGGCCCGAGGGCATGACCAACGGTGAGATCGGTTTTTATCAGGGGCGGAGCGGCTTCGATCCCTCGCGGCCTTCTTTGCTCATGCTGCACGGCGCAGGCAGCCGGGGAGAGGGCTTTTTGCCCCAGCTCTCGAGGCTGGACGGATTGAACACAGCCGCCCTGGACCTGCCGGGGCACAGGGGCACGCCGGGGCCGGGTTGCGACCAGATCGAGGCCTACGCCGATTGGGTGGCCGGGCTCTTGGCCGGCGGTCCGCTCAAGCCGGTGCTCTTGGGCCATTCCATGGGCGGGGTGGTGGCCATGACCCTGGCTCTGAAGCATCCCAAGCTGATCAAGGGCCTGGTGCTGATGAGCACCGGCGCCCGCCTGCCGGTCAACCCGGCCCTGTTACAGGGGCTCAAGGCCGACTTCACCGGCACGGTGAATATGATCGTCAAATGGTGCTACGGCCCGGAGGCCGACCCCGCCCTGCTCACCCAAGGGGTGGAGCAGATGTGCCAGGGCGACCCCACGGTGATGCACGACGACTTCGTGGCCTGCGACCGCTGCGACCTGTCCTCCCGCCTGGGCGAGCTGAAGATGCCCTGCCTGGTGCTGGTGGGCGACAAGGACAAGATGACTCCCCCGGCCCTGGGCGAAGAGCTGGCCGAGGCCATCCCCGGCGCGGAGCTGAAGCTCATCCCCGGCGCGGGGCATATGCCCCAGCTGGAAAAGCACCGCGAGGTTAACGCGGCGCTGAGCGAGTTCATGTCACGCTTCTAA
- a CDS encoding zinc ribbon domain-containing protein: protein MPIYEYKCEDCGHQYEALVMGSEDAVDCPQCGSKKKERQMSCFSSGGQGLSSLASGAAASNRGCGGSGFS, encoded by the coding sequence ATGCCCATCTATGAGTACAAGTGCGAGGATTGCGGCCACCAGTACGAAGCCCTGGTCATGGGCAGCGAGGACGCGGTGGACTGCCCCCAATGCGGCTCCAAGAAAAAGGAGCGCCAGATGAGCTGCTTCTCCTCGGGCGGCCAGGGCCTCAGCTCCCTGGCCAGCGGCGCGGCGGCCTCCAACCGGGGCTGCGGCGGCTCGGGCTTCTCCTGA
- a CDS encoding enoyl-CoA hydratase/isomerase family protein, with translation MTPSPAYVRIERDGPVAVVTMDNPPTMNAMDTEMGPRLARALEGLASDEAARVVILTGAGGNFTGGGNLKRAGEYLDEHPGSGAGGLFAGYLQFVVRVVQALIGLPQPVISAVEGAASGAGLAWMLASELVVIAQDARIVPGFVAAGLVPAAGATWHLPRLVGNQRAAHSLMLGKTMRPDQALELGLIERIAPPGQALAVAKELAGELAQGPSAALAATKRLLNASLRGAIDPHLEDERRAVIAAADDPEFARRVRRFLAPGRSKKE, from the coding sequence ATGACCCCCAGCCCGGCATACGTACGCATAGAACGGGACGGCCCCGTGGCCGTCGTGACCATGGACAACCCGCCCACCATGAACGCCATGGACACCGAGATGGGCCCCCGCCTGGCCCGGGCCCTGGAGGGCCTGGCCAGCGACGAGGCCGCCCGGGTGGTGATCCTCACCGGGGCGGGGGGCAACTTCACCGGCGGGGGCAACCTCAAGCGGGCCGGGGAGTATCTGGACGAGCACCCCGGCTCGGGCGCGGGCGGGCTCTTCGCGGGCTATTTGCAGTTCGTGGTGCGGGTGGTGCAGGCGCTCATCGGCCTGCCCCAGCCGGTGATCAGCGCGGTGGAGGGCGCCGCCTCGGGGGCGGGCCTGGCCTGGATGCTGGCCAGCGAGCTGGTGGTCATCGCCCAGGACGCGCGCATCGTGCCCGGCTTCGTGGCCGCGGGCCTGGTGCCGGCGGCCGGAGCCACCTGGCATCTGCCCCGCCTGGTGGGCAACCAGCGGGCGGCCCACAGCCTGATGCTGGGCAAGACCATGCGCCCGGACCAGGCCCTGGAGCTGGGGCTCATCGAGCGCATCGCCCCGCCGGGCCAGGCCCTGGCCGTGGCCAAGGAGCTGGCCGGGGAGCTGGCCCAAGGGCCAAGCGCGGCCCTGGCCGCCACCAAGCGCCTGTTGAACGCCTCGTTGCGCGGGGCCATCGACCCTCATTTGGAAGACGAGCGCCGCGCGGTGATCGCCGCCGCCGACGACCCCGAGTTCGCCCGCCGGGTGCGCCGCTTTTTGGCCCCCGGCCGGAGCAAGAAGGAGTGA
- a CDS encoding NUDIX domain-containing protein, whose product MSPATNPGELLPVVDGQDREVGLATRGEIHAQGLKHRAVHVLVFTPDGRLWLQKRSALKDTYPHMWTSSASGHVDPGESYETAARRELGEELSLELELMFLGKVEACAATQNEFTGVYHAVSAAEPAPDPEEISQMGLFSLHEARALAGDHAVSAPSLEAVLALLPD is encoded by the coding sequence GTGAGCCCGGCCACCAACCCGGGCGAGCTCTTGCCCGTGGTGGACGGGCAAGACCGCGAGGTGGGCCTGGCCACCCGGGGCGAGATCCACGCCCAGGGCCTAAAGCACCGCGCGGTGCATGTACTCGTCTTCACCCCGGACGGCCGCCTCTGGCTGCAAAAGCGCAGCGCCCTGAAGGACACCTACCCCCACATGTGGACCTCCTCGGCCAGCGGCCACGTGGACCCCGGCGAGAGCTACGAAACCGCCGCCCGCCGCGAGCTGGGCGAAGAGCTGAGCTTGGAGCTTGAACTCATGTTTCTGGGTAAGGTGGAGGCCTGCGCGGCCACGCAGAACGAGTTCACCGGGGTCTACCACGCGGTGAGCGCCGCCGAGCCCGCGCCCGACCCCGAGGAGATCAGCCAGATGGGCCTGTTCTCCCTGCACGAGGCCCGCGCCCTGGCCGGAGACCACGCCGTCTCCGCCCCCTCCCTGGAGGCGGTGCTGGCCCTGCTGCCGGATTAA
- a CDS encoding enoyl-CoA hydratase/isomerase family protein encodes MPSYETLLIEDRGPVRLITLNRPKLFNALDFESGPELIAALEEAGREDSVRALVLTGAGKAYSAGANLNLVQEIMGQGKDPAPFFSDLAAILHRSISTLRRLPKPVVCALNGVAAGGGVGWCLACDMVVASRAARLEPAYIKIALTPDGGGTAFVGRVLGLHRASRFYMLGQGMSAEEAYAAGLFTELTEPGQELEAALKLAAELAAGPATALAQTKTLLNQSLFGDLETVMENERQSLCGAAQKPDFLEGVAAFQEKRKPKFA; translated from the coding sequence ATGCCTTCCTATGAAACCCTGCTGATCGAGGACCGGGGCCCGGTGCGCCTGATCACCCTGAACCGCCCCAAGCTTTTCAACGCCCTGGACTTTGAGAGCGGCCCCGAGCTGATCGCCGCCCTGGAAGAGGCCGGGCGCGAGGATTCGGTGCGCGCCCTGGTGCTCACCGGAGCGGGCAAGGCCTACAGCGCCGGGGCCAACCTCAACCTGGTGCAGGAGATCATGGGCCAGGGCAAGGACCCCGCGCCCTTCTTCTCGGACCTGGCGGCCATCTTGCACCGCAGCATAAGCACCCTGCGCCGCCTGCCCAAGCCGGTGGTCTGCGCCCTCAACGGAGTGGCCGCGGGCGGCGGGGTGGGCTGGTGTTTGGCCTGCGACATGGTGGTGGCCAGCCGGGCCGCCCGCCTGGAGCCCGCTTATATAAAGATAGCCCTCACCCCGGACGGGGGCGGCACCGCCTTCGTGGGCCGGGTGCTGGGCCTGCACCGGGCCAGCCGCTTCTACATGCTGGGCCAGGGGATGAGCGCCGAGGAGGCCTACGCGGCCGGGCTGTTCACCGAGCTGACCGAGCCGGGCCAGGAGCTGGAGGCGGCGCTGAAGCTGGCCGCCGAGCTGGCCGCCGGGCCGGCCACCGCCCTGGCCCAGACCAAGACGTTGCTCAACCAGTCGTTGTTCGGCGACCTGGAGACGGTGATGGAGAACGAGCGCCAGAGCCTGTGCGGCGCCGCCCAGAAGCCGGATTTCCTGGAGGGCGTGGCCGCCTTCCAAGAGAAAAGGAAGCCCAAGTTTGCCTGA
- a CDS encoding LysM peptidoglycan-binding domain-containing protein, with the protein MPKVLSSPKLPPTRGGGRRNFRLSPLEIGVAILVAMGGIYLLYILLSGLFSGGDRVVENAGVPADLNPARLDKVLSAAEAAQRRLSQLDKRLIELDKRLTKAASGEAPPSGKGGGDPKLAARLAALEKQVAALSAAPAGKGGKPGKADPKLAGQVQGLEKQLKEMEQANQKLSAQVEKLAKAAPVDPKLAAQVKGLEKQVAALSKAKPVAKTDDNMRKRLEELEKQMVLLAQQPAKGAAKGAAVVPPQLVQRVVGQGEVLSGVTTTLGKMEREQERREKKLEQRLRGLEKRLSSGGKAVAADDKRLAALEKQVASLAAAKPGVASPAEAKLNQRVAELDKRLSALAKADAKGDRSDAQRVAALEKELARVRKEAAAARQADPKLAARLKALEKKLAVDDRQEQQVDRRLDQLEKKVASVASRPAPRPVASAPRRAVRPATPSVPQLVRITHVVRPGQTLYGLARDYDTTLNQIKAWNPKLAQRNKILIGEKLVIYVKK; encoded by the coding sequence ATGCCCAAGGTGCTCTCCAGCCCCAAGCTGCCCCCCACGCGCGGGGGCGGCCGCCGCAATTTCCGCCTGTCTCCCCTGGAGATCGGGGTGGCCATTTTGGTGGCCATGGGCGGCATATATCTGCTCTATATCCTCCTGAGCGGGCTCTTCAGCGGCGGCGACCGCGTCGTGGAGAACGCCGGGGTGCCGGCCGACCTGAACCCCGCCCGCCTGGACAAGGTGCTCAGCGCGGCCGAGGCGGCCCAGCGCCGCCTGAGCCAGCTGGACAAACGCCTGATCGAGCTGGACAAGCGCCTGACCAAGGCCGCCTCGGGCGAGGCGCCCCCGTCCGGCAAGGGCGGCGGCGACCCCAAGCTGGCCGCCCGCCTGGCCGCCCTGGAGAAGCAGGTGGCCGCCCTGTCCGCCGCCCCGGCGGGCAAGGGAGGCAAGCCCGGCAAGGCCGACCCCAAGCTGGCCGGACAGGTGCAGGGCCTGGAAAAGCAGCTCAAGGAAATGGAGCAGGCCAACCAAAAGCTGTCCGCCCAGGTGGAAAAGCTGGCCAAGGCCGCCCCGGTTGACCCCAAGCTGGCCGCCCAGGTCAAGGGCCTGGAAAAGCAGGTGGCCGCCCTGAGCAAAGCCAAGCCGGTTGCCAAGACCGACGACAACATGCGCAAGCGCCTGGAGGAGCTGGAGAAGCAGATGGTGCTTCTGGCCCAGCAGCCCGCCAAGGGCGCGGCCAAGGGCGCGGCCGTGGTGCCGCCCCAGTTGGTGCAGCGGGTGGTGGGCCAGGGCGAAGTGCTCTCCGGTGTCACCACCACCCTGGGCAAGATGGAGCGCGAGCAGGAGCGCCGCGAAAAGAAGCTGGAACAGCGTCTGCGCGGGCTGGAAAAGCGCCTGAGTTCCGGGGGCAAGGCGGTGGCCGCCGACGACAAGCGCCTGGCCGCCCTGGAGAAGCAGGTGGCTTCCCTGGCCGCCGCCAAGCCCGGGGTGGCCTCCCCGGCCGAGGCCAAGCTGAACCAGCGCGTGGCCGAGCTGGACAAGCGCCTCAGCGCCCTGGCCAAGGCCGACGCCAAGGGCGACCGCAGTGACGCCCAGCGGGTGGCGGCCCTGGAAAAGGAGCTGGCCCGGGTGCGCAAGGAGGCCGCCGCCGCGCGGCAGGCCGACCCCAAGCTGGCCGCCCGTCTGAAAGCCCTGGAAAAGAAGCTGGCCGTTGACGACCGCCAGGAGCAGCAGGTGGACCGCCGCCTGGACCAGCTCGAGAAGAAGGTGGCTTCCGTGGCCTCGCGCCCCGCGCCCCGCCCCGTCGCTTCGGCCCCGCGCCGCGCCGTGCGCCCGGCGACTCCGTCCGTGCCCCAGCTGGTGCGCATAACTCACGTGGTGCGCCCCGGCCAGACCCTCTACGGCCTGGCCCGCGACTACGACACCACCTTGAACCAGATCAAGGCCTGGAACCCCAAGCTGGCCCAGCGCAACAAGATTCTCATCGGCGAGAAGCTGGTCATTTACGTAAAGAAGTAG
- a CDS encoding PAS domain S-box protein produces MSEASHIGRAWERLGRLARRPWRSLSFQLSFPVGVVIFLAVGLAAYFNIMQHRQQLTQAVVAEGATFADTLRRVTFLSMMGGQRGHLYQAIEDVARRPGVERVRIMNAEGRVIFSTRPAETGSLVDKKAEACFACHAQDQPLARLPSQDRHRIFTKGGQRVLGTILPIYNQASCSGAACHAHPPAQKVLGVLDVDLSLAGLDQRLRAEMGRTLWFALALFLGISTIIGLSVIFAVSRTVRRMSREVDKLARGQEHFVTPVPAPAELGVLSRSIADMAGRVVRRTEALNRRYRQLVSNAPDAILLMEDDGRLRLANPEAQRVLGKPGKELAGADLTSLLVKEDRPVLRRALAEALGSRGESELIQVRSRCAKGLECILEGRVRRVEDPEGGPAAGLVGNFLDISDKSALEEQVAKSAALAAVGATLTGLAPYIKNLLQGLGNASYLVQEGLDANDSELLKKGWGMVNTSVGRVSQMAQDLLYFADYRLGELRPFDLNHLLADVSSLLSERAAGQGVELQTRPSPAGQAVLLDHVALKRALMNLGANALDALAEAPPTQGGRVVLECAPGGRNQVTISVEDNGPGVPGEVGERLFQSLVSTKGSRGTGMGLLICQKIVEEHGGYVSYSCPLGGGARFTLVLPVRSCVPEPQEPPRPTA; encoded by the coding sequence TTGAGCGAGGCTTCCCACATAGGACGGGCCTGGGAAAGGCTGGGGCGCCTGGCCCGGCGCCCCTGGCGCTCCCTGAGCTTCCAGCTCTCCTTCCCGGTGGGGGTGGTCATCTTCCTGGCCGTGGGCCTGGCCGCCTACTTCAACATCATGCAGCATCGCCAGCAGCTCACCCAGGCCGTGGTGGCCGAGGGGGCCACCTTTGCCGACACTCTCCGGCGGGTCACCTTCCTGTCCATGATGGGCGGCCAGCGGGGCCACCTCTACCAGGCCATCGAGGACGTGGCCCGGCGGCCAGGGGTGGAGCGGGTGCGCATCATGAACGCCGAGGGCCGGGTCATCTTCTCCACCCGCCCGGCCGAGACCGGCTCCCTGGTGGACAAGAAGGCCGAGGCCTGCTTCGCCTGCCACGCCCAGGACCAACCCCTGGCCCGCCTGCCCAGCCAGGACCGTCACCGCATATTCACCAAGGGCGGCCAGCGGGTGCTGGGCACCATCCTGCCCATCTACAACCAGGCGAGCTGCTCCGGGGCCGCCTGCCACGCCCATCCCCCCGCCCAAAAGGTGCTGGGGGTGCTGGACGTGGATCTCTCCCTGGCCGGGCTGGACCAGCGCCTGCGCGCCGAGATGGGCCGCACCCTGTGGTTCGCCCTGGCCCTGTTCCTGGGTATCTCCACCATAATCGGCCTCAGCGTCATCTTCGCGGTGAGCCGCACGGTCAGGCGCATGAGCCGGGAGGTGGACAAGCTGGCCCGGGGCCAGGAGCATTTCGTCACCCCGGTGCCCGCCCCGGCCGAGCTGGGGGTGCTTTCGCGCTCCATCGCCGACATGGCCGGCCGGGTGGTCCGGCGCACCGAGGCCCTGAACCGCCGCTACCGCCAGTTGGTGAGCAACGCGCCGGACGCCATCCTGCTCATGGAGGACGACGGCCGCCTGCGCCTGGCCAACCCCGAGGCCCAGCGGGTGCTGGGCAAGCCCGGCAAAGAGCTGGCCGGGGCCGACCTTACCTCCCTGCTGGTCAAGGAGGACCGCCCGGTGCTGCGCCGGGCCCTGGCCGAGGCCCTGGGCTCGCGGGGGGAGAGCGAACTGATCCAGGTGCGCAGCCGTTGCGCCAAGGGCCTGGAGTGCATCCTGGAGGGGCGCGTCCGCCGGGTGGAGGACCCGGAGGGCGGGCCGGCCGCCGGCCTGGTGGGCAACTTCCTGGACATCAGCGACAAGAGCGCCCTGGAGGAGCAGGTGGCCAAGAGCGCCGCCCTGGCCGCGGTGGGGGCCACCCTCACCGGCCTGGCCCCCTACATCAAGAACCTGTTGCAGGGCCTGGGCAACGCCTCCTACCTGGTGCAGGAGGGCCTGGACGCCAATGACTCCGAGTTGCTCAAAAAGGGCTGGGGCATGGTGAACACCAGCGTGGGCCGGGTGTCCCAGATGGCCCAGGATCTGCTGTACTTCGCCGACTACCGCCTGGGCGAGCTCAGGCCCTTTGACCTGAACCATCTGCTGGCCGACGTATCCTCCCTGCTCTCGGAGCGGGCCGCTGGTCAGGGGGTGGAACTCCAGACGCGCCCCAGCCCGGCCGGCCAGGCGGTGCTTCTGGACCACGTGGCCCTCAAGCGGGCCCTCATGAACCTGGGGGCCAACGCCCTGGACGCCCTGGCCGAGGCCCCGCCGACCCAGGGCGGGAGGGTGGTGCTGGAATGCGCCCCGGGCGGCCGCAATCAGGTGACCATATCGGTGGAGGACAACGGGCCCGGGGTTCCCGGGGAGGTGGGGGAGCGCCTTTTCCAGAGCCTGGTTTCCACCAAGGGCTCCCGGGGTACGGGCATGGGGCTGCTCATTTGCCAGAAGATCGTGGAGGAGCACGGCGGCTACGTGTCCTACTCCTGCCCCCTGGGGGGCGGGGCCCGCTTCACCCTGGTGCTGCCGGTGCGAAGTTGCGTCCCGGAGCCCCAAGAGCCGCCGCGCCCAACCGCCTAG